A part of Catenulispora sp. GP43 genomic DNA contains:
- a CDS encoding GntR family transcriptional regulator, with translation MAAALYQDVAAKLRDAIADGSYPPGSRLPSEHEIAERFGASRNTVRRAFAVLREDGLIASHQGSRRTVIAEPRLHSFSELRSFSRWARLIGEQPSGRVVRLERRAATEDEAGHLGLAPGDPIVHLVRVRMLSGRPVMLERTAYADRAGSLLGFVDLEQESVSERLEEYGIFFAHAEHVIDAVNADAELAGLLGVEPGAALLRERRRTTDPDGRPLEWSEDLYRADAVAFTVRNSLAAAPLVRNHLTKEHS, from the coding sequence ATGGCGGCGGCCCTCTACCAGGACGTGGCGGCGAAGCTGCGTGACGCGATCGCCGACGGCAGCTATCCGCCGGGCTCGCGCCTGCCGTCGGAACACGAGATCGCCGAGCGCTTCGGCGCCTCCCGGAACACCGTCCGGCGTGCCTTCGCCGTGCTGCGCGAGGACGGTTTGATCGCCTCCCACCAGGGATCGCGGCGCACCGTCATCGCCGAGCCGCGGCTGCACAGTTTCAGCGAGCTGCGATCGTTCTCCCGGTGGGCCCGGCTCATCGGCGAGCAGCCCTCCGGCCGGGTGGTCCGGCTGGAGCGGCGGGCGGCCACCGAGGACGAGGCCGGCCACCTGGGCCTGGCGCCCGGCGACCCGATCGTCCACCTGGTGCGGGTTCGCATGCTGTCCGGTCGGCCGGTGATGCTCGAGCGGACTGCGTACGCCGACCGGGCCGGGTCGCTGCTCGGCTTCGTCGACCTCGAACAGGAATCGGTGTCCGAGCGCCTGGAGGAGTACGGCATCTTCTTCGCGCACGCCGAGCACGTCATCGACGCGGTGAACGCCGACGCCGAGCTCGCCGGCCTGCTCGGCGTCGAGCCGGGCGCGGCGTTGCTGCGCGAGCGGCGGCGCACCACCGATCCGGACGGCCGGCCGCTGGAGTGGTCCGAAGACCTCTATCGCGCGGACGCCGTCGCGTTCACCGTCCGCAACTCCCTGGCCGCCGCGCCGCTCGTCCGCAACCACCTCACGAAGGAACACTCATGA